The genomic interval AGCTAACAATAGCTCGGCAGAGGCCAACTGGGGCCTAAGAAAACTGTATTAGAAACATTCAGTTGGTTTAGAGAGAATACTGCAGTAAGCTAAATGAAGGAACGACCAAAGTGATTGACCCTAAATAAATAGTTAATGTTGTCAACTGTTGTAATATAATTAGGATATTTACAATAAACATAAAATGCAATTTTGAATAACTGAATATAACAATATGTTCTTTCTCTTTTCATACATGGCTTGATCTCCTAGTGCTTCAAATTTTTATACAAATGCCAGGATGTTTTCCTTATTTTTGCtagttattgttttttttttcaaaaaggtaTTTTGCTAGCTATGATTGACTGTTTGAGAAAATTACATGATTGTGGAGGGAGCAATAAAGTTCACATAGATAGCTTGTGGATCCATCTTCTTCCTAGATCTTTTCTTTTCATAATTGATTTGATCTCCTAGTTATTCTTCAAGGTATAGTTTTCTTCAATTTTACTGATTGCTTTTCATTGTTTGACCATGCTACATGATTATCGGGGAAGAAGAATTAAATTTGACTTGTGAATTCTCATGTTCACTTCTATTGGTACAATATTTTCTAGGTTCATTTTGGGTTTTCTTCAAGTGTGGAAATCTCCCTAATTGATGCAAAAAACGAAGCACATTGACATTGTTATCAACATCTTTTCTGAGATGTTTTTGTAGGTCTAAAATTATATTCTCCTAAATGTGCAGTGATTTGAGTGTTAAGGAAGACATAATATGAGATTGATGATAACTAACGCCGAAGCTACAAATCCTGAGGCCTACCTATCATTGGGTCTGAGCACATCATGCAAGAAGGTTCCCAGGTTCCCAAGGATATTGTCCCTTATATCCTCAATTCTTGAGACAACTGTCGCGAAGACAGAGAATAAACTTGATTCATTTGAAATAAAGGAAACTGCAAGTGTCTTCAGTGGTACAAGAGCACCAACACTTAGCATACAGAGGTACATTGAGCGCATCTTCAAGTATGCAAATTGCAGCCCATCTTGCTTTCTTCTTGGATACATATACATTGAGAGATTCCTTGAACAACCAAACATTTGTTTGACCTCCCTTAATGTCCATCGGTTGATCATCACAAGTGTTGTCGTCGCTGCCAAGTTTATGGATGACGCGTAAGTTCttattcttttctatttttggTTAATAATAAACACAGCTCCTTTGGCAATCCGTACATTAATTAGTTACTAAAATGATAAATCTCTAGTATTATGTTTCACATTTGCATGTTATATTAGCATGTTAATCATTTATTGTAGGTGAATAAGAGCAGTTCTATGAAGTTTGTAGAGTAATTTGCCTCTTGCAATGTGGTATAAATTGGCCACCTTAAGTCAGTCAACTAACCTCATATATTCCATTCTGATGTATTTCGGTCTAAGCCATGTTAATGTGCCACATCTTGATTGGTGGTGGTTGTGAAAACCTTAGGGAAGCAAGAGGAGAAATTCACAAGAACCTGCCATGCATATCATTTTTCCATAGGCATAAGTAGGGTAGTTTTCACTTTACCCCCAAAGTTTATTTCCTTTTCAAAATGCCCCTAAGAGGTAGATCCGTTACCTTAGCGGCCCTCCTAGTGCCGgttccacggatatggagggaggttcatgcaggtacacaggccataggcgcatggcggggtaaatcccagatcgtcagttcctgagaatcgtctgcgctacgcccaCCGTCTGCCCCTAAGAATTTCCAAAACTCTTGTCATTTCACTCTTAACTATTAACTCTCTTTAGTCAATGATTGAATGTAAAGCCTTGTATCCAGGAAGGTTCATACGTATATCCTTGCTAGCCGATAGTTTCTTATTACTTCTGTATCAGCagaaattttttgaatttaagaTTTTTTTGTTGTTCGCCGTTGATTCCTCATAATCCTGAACCTTCTCTTTTGCTTTTTTCTTGTGCTCTCTTTACACTATCCATAATGACTTGAGAATTTCATGGATATTATTTGAGTGACGTTCCTGTTTATTTGGCTGTAGTTTCTGCAGCAACGCATATTATGCAAGAGTTGGAGGGATCAGCATACTAGAAATGAATATACTAGAGCTTAACTTCCTAGTCAGTTTAGATTTCAGAGTTCATGTGACCGTAGGCACATTCGATGCATATTGTTCACGGATAGAAAAGGAAACCAAAACCTACCAGGTCGAGCGGCCAATCAAGACTTGCTTCATAAATGAGTGGACAAACATAGAAGATGCAAAAAGCCGAGCAGTGGTTCGGAGATACAGTTGCAGTACACTGTGAACATTTGTTTCTTCGGAGCGCTTGAATACGAATGGGGAAATATTTCATGTATTACTTCGCATATCGTTCATTATTCAGATCTCATTCATGCAACAAGAATTTTGTATGCATCTGTGTTGTTTCTTGCACTAGATATCCAGAATATCAAGAGCCTGGAAACAAGAAACAAATTTGGCTATATGGATTCTGAAATTAGAGACCTAGCTAGCCAAAGAAGAACCAGTGGAGTCAATTAGTGGACCTCACTACAATCGCCCAATTAGTGGAGCCAAAGATTGCAGGTGTCTCATGCATATTTCAAGGGAGCCAAACGACAATACAAAGTTCAGGAGTAATAACAATGTTATCAAATGAACTTGAACTTCccgatttttctaaattttaattaaaaatttatcagATCTAGCTAGATTAGGGTTAGACCAATGTGGCAACTCTTGATGATTGTACTCTATTTTCATCAAACTAAATGCAACATGATGAACTCAGATATTTATAAAAACAAAAATGGAAATAAGATGTACATGGCATATCAAcaataaattttgtttaaataaattgCAAATGTATATAGTAATTTATCCTCGTAACATATTTGGCGGGAAGGAAACAATTGTGAACTGATTGGGGGTCAAAAAGGAATAGTTGAGGCAGTCTATTGTTGTGATTTTCTCTATGCTTACGCACATGTTTTTAGAGCTAGGATAGCTTAGCAATAATTCACTTACTATATAACTGTAAATATTTTGTTATCGATAGAAATATTCCACGACACTCTTTGCCCTGCTTCACTCTTGTCCCCAGTTCAGTTAGCATAAGTTACAATGTTTCCGATCAAAATACATACACCCTACGAAAAGATAATTCTCGTATCATTGAAAAGAAATCAAAACTAAAATCAGACCTTTTGATGATTTTATCTCTTGCAGAATCGTCGGCAGATATTTCTCATCAGAAAACCTACAGACTGGACAGACAGAAACGACTTCAGGTACAAAAAAAATGTCAACCTGTCTTGATGACAATGGAAAACCTATGTTGCAAACAAGAATGTCAAATATTTTGTATAATAGAAGTTTGTAGTGGCAAAACAACTCGAAGTTGCAAATACATGTGAGGACATACCGTGTCTGTAATGCTGGCTCTCTTTGTTAGGTTCCAGGGATGCTTGCTGATGTTTTGTAACAAAACTCTAATATGTCAATATATCTGATCATAGAACCTTGCCAGCGAAAAAATGTGAGGCTGTAAAGCACAAATCCATTTCGTCTTGAAAAGAAACCCTAAGATGTCAATATATCTGGTCATGGAACCTTGCCATAGAGCAATTACGTATGAGCCTGCAAAACACAATCCACTTTTCCTCTTGTACTTTTTGGCTGGTTGCCTAACCATTGTCATATCTAAAACATCAAAAAATGCAAAGCTCACTATGTTAAAGAAAAATTGTGAGCCAGTATTTCCGTACGGATTTTCCATTGACTGAACCCAAAAAATTGCCAGTCTCTTCAGGGGCAAACATTATTCGAAGCAGTACGGAAAGTTCTGACCACTGCATGCCAACCAAAAAAAGAGACTGAAGTCTACAAGTCCTATTCACAGAAGTAATCTCTGCAAGTCTAAAACTTTTTACGGCCGATAGACTCCATGGAGAGTCTTATAAGTCTTAGCAACTCTTCTACATCATGAAAGTTGAAATCAAGAGCCTTTCTCACTGAAGATAAGCTATCCTTGTCCAAGTTAGCACTAGCAGCTGCAATGGAAATTTGTGATTTCCTAGTGGCTTCAAATGCACAGTTTAGGTCATTTGTCTGCCATCAAGCACATTTGGACTGAtattaaaacaaaaataaagaaagaataataaaaaatgaaCTATCATCGAAGAGATGGCAgagttatttttacaaaaccatgGAAAACATGCTTCTCATTGAAGGAATAATGATCCAGTCATCTTTATgttatgtattttttttctctcaaaggCTTGATAAATACGGTGCATATATTCAAATCACAGCacgaaattaaaaataataattgacTAACTTACAAAATGAAGTAACCGCATAACTTGATGATGGTGGTGGGCAGCTAAAACATGGTTGTCAGAAGCTTGAGGAGAACTAACGCCCTTAGCTAAAGCATCCTTACCTAATAATGCTAGATTGTTTAAATTATCAACATCAGACGCAGAAGATGATGGCGATTCACCTAAAACACAAAGGGGGGAATCAAGATCAGTGCATCAAATGCTAATATGCATGAGAATAATCTGCAATTCCATGAAAAATGAAAATTAGAGGAATAAATTTGAAGAGAATGTGCTAATGCGAAGACAATCACAATCGACCAACAAATTATACTTTTAGTTTTGAAAGTACAACGCATCGTTGTTAAATAAAGAGAATTACGAGAACTTTTGCAAAGCATCAGACTATAAAAAAATCGTGACCAGAATCCTTAATATGAAGAAACAATCAAGGAGTTGGTAAGTGATTATTTAAACAAGTCGACATACTGAGAATCATATTCAAGAgagaaaatataacaaaaatgTTAACCGGCAAAGTAAAATCTACAGAATCTGACTAAAAGTGTATTTGTATTATTAATGGACAATAAGCAAGTATACAAAGCTATGATCATTCACTGAATACAGTGAGCTAATAATGTTCAAAGTGAAAGCATCATTTGATTATGTCATCAATCCTCGCTCGGTTTCATgcatttaaaatgaattttcccAGTCAAACTCTACCTCACTTTACATCATCAAATCATCTCATGACTATTGTATTTAAAGCTCTTTATTGAACTTGTATGTGTCTGTCACCTCACTGTATCTCACAgcgaaatatataataaaaacatgAGCTTGTTTGAAGGGATTTGCTAAACAAAAGCTTCATTGACACACTATAGTTTCAACTAGGTTCCTTCAGTTGAaactaaatagattttttttgaaaGAATACTTGTCCATTATGTTCAAACAGCTGTCACAACCTATACAGATTTGACAAGCTGGGAACATATTTGGCAGCTTGTATAGCTATGCCAAATAGTTGTGAATAGATTTCACAGCTTGTACAGAAATAAAATAGTTGTAAGCACAAAGTAGGAAATCAAGGGATTTAGTTAGAAAGATATTAATTTCTTATATACAGAATAATTAATTTCCTATTCTCTCTTCTATTGTAATGTTGTATATAATGGATATTCCTATTCTGAATGTGAACAATTCTCTTAGTAATATCAATTCGATCCACATTTTCCACATGGTATCAAAGCTTTAGCCTTCAATGCTAATTTTTTTTTCTGCATTTCTTCATCATGGTCGATTCTCAAACAACCATTTCCAACAACCCTAGCCAATCTATTGTGTTTGATGATGGTAGTTTAGTCCAGAAAATTGGTGATCCGCAAAATATTCAGGCTTCCAATCGACTCAACGAGAAGAACTACTTGAAATGATCTTCGGTTGTTCATACGTACCTCAAAGGCAAAGGGAAACTTAGCCATATCCTTGGGACACGGCCTGCCACGACTGATCTAGTTTTTAAGGCATGAGATGAAGAAGATTCTATGATTATGTCTTGGT from Zingiber officinale cultivar Zhangliang chromosome 6B, Zo_v1.1, whole genome shotgun sequence carries:
- the LOC121988520 gene encoding cyclin-P3-1-like isoform X2, coding for MRLMITNAEATNPEAYLSLGLSTSCKKVPRFPRILSLISSILETTVAKTENKLDSFEIKETASVFSGTRAPTLSIQRYIERIFKYANCSPSCFLLGYIYIERFLEQPNICLTSLNVHRLIITSVVVAAKFMDDAIVGRYFSSENLQTGQTETTSGTKKMSTCLDDNGKPMLQTRMSNILYNRSL
- the LOC121988520 gene encoding cyclin-P3-1-like isoform X1 is translated as MRLMITNAEATNPEAYLSLGLSTSCKKVPRFPRILSLISSILETTVAKTENKLDSFEIKETASVFSGTRAPTLSIQRYIERIFKYANCSPSCFLLGYIYIERFLEQPNICLTSLNVHRLIITSVVVAAKFMDDAFCSNAYYARVGGISILEMNILELNFLVSLDFRVHVTVGTFDAYCSRIEKETKTYQVERPIKTCFINEWTNIEDAKSRAVVRRYSCSTL